One genomic region from Cyanobium usitatum str. Tous encodes:
- a CDS encoding DUF1816 domain-containing protein, with translation MNPLLWPVRSCANGLGLAWWARVETHSPNAVYWFGPFVRRGTLESQLPAFLNDLRAESPGSLDHQLMRTRRGEPLTELD, from the coding sequence ATGAATCCCCTGCTGTGGCCAGTGCGCAGCTGCGCCAATGGTTTGGGCCTGGCCTGGTGGGCACGGGTAGAAACCCACTCTCCCAACGCTGTTTATTGGTTTGGCCCCTTCGTGCGGCGCGGCACGCTGGAAAGCCAGCTGCCGGCTTTTCTGAACGACCTACGGGCCGAATCTCCCGGTTCTCTGGATCACCAGTTAATGCGCACCCGTAGGGGCGAGCCGCTCACCGAGCTCGACTGA
- a CDS encoding DNA polymerase III subunit alpha, with translation MAFVPLHNHSDYSLLDGASQLPAMVDRAVELGMPALALTDHGVMYGAIELLKLCTKAGIKPIIGNEMYVINGSIDDPQQKKEKRYHLVVLAKNAVGYRNLVKLTSISHLRGMRGRGIFARACIDKQLLSQYSEGLIVATACLGGEIPQAILQGRPDAAREVASWYQRTFGDDFYLEIQDHGGIEDRIVNTGIARIAAELGIELIATNDAHYLSANDVEAHDALLCVLTGKLISDVKRLRYTGTEYIKGEAEMLSLFNDHLPAELIERAVANTAKVAEKVEAYDILGRYQMPRFPIPAGHTAVSYLTEVAEQGLRQRLRLDSGAGFEPHYGDRLAFELQVMEQMGFPTYFLVVWDYIRFARDNGIPVGPGRGSAAGSLVAYALGITNIDPVTNGLLFERFLNPERKSMPDIDTDFCIERRGEVIDYVTKRYGEEKVAQIITFNRMTSKAVLKDVARVLDIPYGDADRLAKLIPVVRGKPAKLKEMIGAESPAPEFREKYEKDPVVQRWVDMAMRIEGTNKTFGVHAAGVVIAAEPLDELVPLQRNNDGQVITQYFMEDVESMGLLKMDFLGLKNLTMIDKTVDLVQQYSGVKVDPDDLPLNDAGTYALLARGDLEGIFQLESSGMRQIVRDLKPSSLEDISSILALYRPGPLDAGLIPKFINRKHGREAIDVAHEKLEPILKETYGIMVYQEQIMKIAQELAGYSLGEADLLRRAMGKKKKSEMEKHQSLFVSGATERGVEPRIAEALFEQMVLFAEYCFNKSHSTAYGAVTYQTAYLKAHYPVAYMAALLTVNSGDSAKVQRYIANCNAMGIEVMPPDVNASGIDFTPVGDRILFGLSAVRNLGDGAIRQLIEARSGDGRFNSLAELCDRLPGQQLNRRALEALIHSGALDALEPLGNRAQLMADLDLVIDWASSRAKDRASGQGNLFDLFGATAAADTAGGSDPAGLADISTAPKAAPVRDYPPTEKLRLEKELVGFYLSDHPLKQLAQQVKLLSPVALGNLEVMADKAKVSAIVMVPELRQVNTRKGDRMAVLQLEDLTGSCEAVVFPKSYARLADHLMVDARLLVWASVDRRDDRVQLIVEDCRSIDDLQLLMVDLPADQAADIAIQHRLRECLHRHKPPQDEAGLRVPVVALVRQAGQTRFVRLGPQFCVGDVGAALDTLIAADFQARISSSLLAA, from the coding sequence TTGGCCTTCGTTCCGCTCCACAACCACAGCGACTACAGCCTTCTAGACGGGGCGAGCCAGTTGCCGGCGATGGTGGATCGGGCTGTGGAGCTGGGCATGCCAGCCCTTGCACTCACCGACCACGGTGTGATGTATGGCGCCATCGAGCTGCTCAAGCTCTGCACCAAGGCCGGGATCAAGCCGATCATCGGCAATGAGATGTATGTCATCAATGGCTCCATTGATGACCCCCAGCAGAAAAAGGAGAAGCGCTACCACCTGGTGGTGCTGGCCAAGAACGCGGTCGGCTATCGCAACCTGGTGAAGCTCACCAGCATCAGTCACCTACGCGGCATGCGCGGCCGGGGCATCTTTGCCCGTGCCTGTATCGACAAGCAATTGTTGAGCCAATACAGCGAAGGGTTAATCGTGGCAACTGCCTGCCTGGGAGGCGAAATTCCCCAGGCGATTTTGCAGGGCCGGCCCGATGCGGCGCGGGAGGTTGCCAGCTGGTATCAACGCACTTTTGGCGACGACTTCTACCTGGAGATCCAGGATCATGGCGGCATCGAAGATCGCATCGTCAACACCGGCATTGCCCGCATCGCTGCCGAGCTGGGCATTGAGCTGATCGCCACCAACGATGCCCATTACCTCAGTGCCAACGACGTAGAAGCCCACGACGCGCTGCTTTGCGTGCTTACGGGCAAGTTGATCAGCGATGTGAAACGCCTGCGCTACACGGGAACCGAATACATCAAGGGGGAGGCAGAGATGCTCTCCCTGTTCAATGACCATCTTCCTGCCGAGCTGATCGAGCGGGCTGTGGCCAACACAGCCAAGGTGGCCGAAAAGGTGGAGGCCTACGACATCCTCGGCCGCTATCAGATGCCCCGCTTCCCGATCCCAGCGGGGCACACAGCGGTGAGCTATCTCACTGAGGTGGCCGAGCAGGGCCTCCGGCAGCGTCTGCGGCTGGATAGTGGCGCTGGCTTCGAACCCCACTACGGCGATCGCCTCGCCTTTGAGCTCCAGGTAATGGAGCAGATGGGTTTTCCCACCTACTTCCTGGTGGTGTGGGACTACATCCGCTTTGCCCGAGACAACGGCATACCTGTGGGACCGGGCCGTGGTTCAGCGGCTGGTTCCTTGGTGGCCTACGCCCTGGGGATCACCAACATTGATCCGGTTACCAATGGCTTGCTGTTTGAGCGGTTCTTGAACCCTGAGCGCAAGTCGATGCCTGATATTGATACGGATTTTTGTATCGAGCGGCGTGGCGAAGTTATCGACTACGTCACTAAGCGCTATGGCGAAGAGAAGGTGGCCCAGATCATCACCTTCAACCGCATGACTTCAAAAGCGGTGCTCAAGGATGTGGCCCGCGTACTCGATATTCCCTATGGCGATGCGGATCGCCTGGCCAAGTTGATCCCCGTGGTGCGAGGCAAACCTGCCAAGCTCAAGGAAATGATCGGAGCCGAATCACCGGCGCCAGAATTTCGCGAGAAATATGAAAAAGATCCAGTGGTACAGCGCTGGGTTGATATGGCAATGCGTATTGAGGGCACAAACAAGACCTTTGGCGTACACGCGGCTGGGGTGGTAATTGCGGCGGAGCCCCTTGATGAATTGGTCCCCCTGCAGCGCAACAACGATGGCCAGGTGATTACTCAATACTTCATGGAAGATGTCGAGTCGATGGGTCTATTGAAAATGGACTTCCTCGGCCTCAAAAATCTCACAATGATCGATAAAACTGTCGATCTTGTGCAGCAATATAGTGGCGTTAAGGTTGATCCAGATGATCTGCCTCTTAACGATGCAGGTACCTACGCTTTGCTTGCCCGTGGTGATCTGGAGGGCATCTTTCAGCTTGAATCAAGCGGCATGCGCCAGATTGTGCGCGATCTCAAGCCTTCATCACTTGAGGACATATCTTCTATTTTGGCCCTATACCGGCCCGGTCCGCTTGATGCAGGCCTGATCCCTAAATTCATTAATCGCAAGCACGGTCGAGAGGCAATTGATGTAGCCCATGAAAAGCTTGAACCGATCCTAAAGGAGACTTATGGGATCATGGTTTACCAAGAGCAGATCATGAAGATCGCTCAAGAATTGGCTGGCTATTCCCTTGGCGAAGCAGACCTGCTGCGGCGGGCGATGGGTAAGAAGAAAAAGAGTGAGATGGAGAAACACCAGAGCCTTTTTGTAAGTGGCGCTACTGAACGTGGCGTCGAACCGCGAATAGCGGAGGCATTATTTGAGCAGATGGTTCTATTTGCTGAATACTGTTTCAATAAGAGCCATTCCACCGCCTATGGCGCGGTGACCTATCAAACCGCGTATCTCAAAGCCCACTACCCAGTTGCCTACATGGCGGCGCTGCTCACCGTAAATTCCGGTGACTCGGCCAAGGTGCAGCGATATATCGCCAACTGCAATGCTATGGGTATCGAAGTGATGCCCCCCGATGTAAATGCTTCCGGCATCGATTTCACACCCGTTGGTGATCGAATTCTGTTTGGACTTTCGGCCGTTCGCAATTTGGGTGATGGGGCGATTCGACAGTTGATTGAGGCCCGCTCTGGCGATGGTCGTTTCAACTCCCTGGCTGAGCTTTGCGATCGCCTTCCTGGTCAGCAGCTCAACCGGCGTGCCTTGGAGGCCCTAATCCATTCAGGAGCACTTGATGCCCTCGAGCCTCTGGGCAATCGCGCCCAATTGATGGCGGATCTGGATCTGGTGATCGACTGGGCCAGCTCCCGTGCCAAGGACCGGGCCAGCGGTCAGGGCAACCTCTTTGATTTGTTTGGCGCCACTGCCGCTGCCGATACTGCTGGCGGTTCCGATCCCGCCGGCCTGGCCGATATCAGCACCGCTCCCAAGGCTGCTCCGGTGCGCGACTATCCCCCCACAGAAAAACTACGCCTGGAAAAGGAGTTGGTGGGCTTCTACCTATCAGACCATCCCCTCAAGCAGTTGGCCCAGCAGGTGAAGTTGCTATCGCCGGTGGCTCTCGGCAATCTCGAGGTGATGGCCGACAAAGCCAAGGTGAGTGCAATTGTGATGGTGCCTGAGCTGCGACAGGTGAACACCCGCAAGGGCGATAGGATGGCTGTGCTTCAGCTTGAGGATCTAACCGGCAGCTGTGAGGCGGTCGTTTTTCCTAAAAGCTATGCCCGTTTAGCCGACCACCTAATGGTGGATGCGCGCTTGCTGGTGTGGGCTTCGGTGGATCGCCGCGATGATCGGGTGCAATTAATCGTCGAGGATTGCCGCTCCATCGATGATCTGCAGTTGTTGATGGTCGATTTACCCGCCGATCAAGCCGCCGACATCGCCATTCAGCACCGCCTGCGCGAGTGCCTACATCGTCACAAGCCACCGCAGGATGAGGCTGGCCTGCGAGTGCCTGTGGTGGCCCTGGTTCGTCAGGCGGGGCAGACCCGCTTTGTGCGGCTTGGCCCCCAATTCTGCGTAGGCGATGTGGGCGCTGCCCTTGATACCCTCATCGCTGCCGATTTTCAGGCCCGCATCAGCTCATCGCTTTTGGCGGCCTGA
- a CDS encoding DMT family transporter: MLGMVASALSFSLMGVCVKQVGGRIPAAEVVFARAIVSVALSWWLLHRAGIPAWGNRRLLLIWRGAIGTAALLCVYAALAALPLAAATVLQYLYPPFTALLAWLLLGEPIGKRVLAAMALGWLGVLLVAQPAGLLQGGATLALVPVLIAVAGALFTALAYVSVRSLGTSEHPLVIVFYFPLVALPLSLPLVALNPVLPTPAELLWLVGVGIFTQLGQVYLTRSLTALPAARATAISYVQVLFAGGWGWLLFGESIDSWTIAGAGLVLAATLVSLSHSQRQKPS; the protein is encoded by the coding sequence ATGCTCGGCATGGTGGCCAGTGCCCTGAGCTTTTCGCTGATGGGCGTTTGCGTCAAGCAGGTGGGAGGACGCATTCCCGCCGCCGAGGTGGTGTTCGCCCGGGCGATCGTGAGCGTGGCCCTGAGCTGGTGGCTGCTGCACCGAGCTGGGATTCCAGCTTGGGGCAATAGGCGCTTGCTACTGATCTGGCGCGGAGCGATCGGCACTGCCGCCCTGCTGTGTGTTTATGCCGCCCTAGCGGCCTTGCCCCTGGCAGCGGCCACGGTGCTGCAGTACCTCTACCCGCCGTTCACGGCCCTGCTGGCCTGGCTGCTGCTGGGTGAGCCAATCGGCAAGCGCGTGCTGGCGGCCATGGCCCTGGGCTGGCTCGGGGTGCTGCTTGTCGCCCAGCCGGCCGGCCTGCTGCAGGGGGGGGCGACCCTGGCGCTTGTTCCCGTACTGATCGCCGTTGCCGGTGCCCTGTTCACCGCCCTTGCCTACGTAAGCGTGCGCTCCTTGGGCACGAGCGAGCACCCGCTGGTGATCGTCTTCTACTTCCCCTTGGTGGCTCTGCCCTTGAGCCTGCCCCTGGTGGCCCTCAATCCCGTGCTTCCCACCCCAGCGGAGCTGCTTTGGCTGGTCGGGGTTGGGATATTCACCCAGCTTGGTCAGGTGTATTTGACCCGCAGCCTCACTGCCCTGCCGGCGGCGCGAGCAACGGCGATCAGCTACGTGCAAGTGCTGTTTGCCGGTGGCTGGGGCTGGTTGCTATTTGGCGAGTCAATCGACAGCTGGACCATCGCCGGGGCTGGCCTCGTACTGGCAGCCACCCTGGTGAGCCTTAGCCACAGTCAGCGACAGAAGCCTTCTTAG
- the ruvA gene encoding Holliday junction branch migration protein RuvA, protein MIGWLQGQLNHPWQQDKRYGLLLVCLGVGYEVQVSQRQWQQLPVEGSALELHIHLAIRDDAWILYGFGERHERDLFRELVAVSGVGPQMGLGLLGVMDPRELVQAIVQTDLRRLCQAPGVGKRTAERLAVELRTKLQQRFLGQLENHGDPDSLADGPLLPAEGRDEVQLTLAALGYEALEIHRALRAVAAVGMGESAGAEDWIRECLRWLSRPMD, encoded by the coding sequence ATGATCGGCTGGCTGCAAGGGCAACTCAACCATCCCTGGCAGCAGGACAAGCGCTACGGCCTGCTGCTGGTGTGTCTGGGGGTGGGTTACGAGGTTCAGGTGAGCCAGCGTCAATGGCAGCAGCTGCCGGTGGAGGGCAGTGCTCTGGAGCTGCACATCCACCTGGCCATCCGCGACGACGCCTGGATTCTCTACGGCTTTGGTGAGCGCCACGAAAGGGATCTGTTTCGGGAATTGGTTGCCGTCAGCGGCGTAGGGCCCCAAATGGGCCTGGGATTACTGGGAGTGATGGATCCCAGGGAGTTGGTGCAGGCCATCGTGCAAACCGATCTACGCCGGCTCTGCCAGGCGCCCGGGGTGGGCAAGCGCACCGCCGAGCGCTTGGCTGTCGAGCTCCGCACCAAACTGCAACAGCGGTTTCTGGGGCAACTGGAAAACCACGGCGATCCGGATTCGCTGGCAGACGGCCCCCTGCTGCCGGCAGAAGGCCGTGATGAAGTGCAGCTAACCCTGGCTGCCCTGGGCTACGAAGCCCTTGAAATCCATCGCGCCCTGCGCGCCGTAGCCGCCGTGGGCATGGGGGAGTCGGCCGGGGCAGAAGATTGGATCCGAGAGTGCCTGCGCTGGCTATCCCGCCCAATGGACTGA
- the gatA gene encoding Asp-tRNA(Asn)/Glu-tRNA(Gln) amidotransferase subunit GatA, with amino-acid sequence MGIADSREQGIVEWRQQLEKGEVSARELTEHHLARIQAVDPTVHAYLEVTAERARADADRIDARRAAGEALPPLAGIPLAIKDNLCTKGVTTTCSSRMLEHFVPPYESTVTDRLWQAGAVLLGKTNLDEFAMGSSTETSAFGPSRNPWNPDRVPGGSSGGSAAAVAAGECIAALGSDTGGSIRQPASFCGVVGLKPTYGRVSRYGLVAFASSLDQVGPFTTSVADAAELLQVIAGADPRDATCLQAPVPDYVAALDKPVAGLRVGMVRECFEAEGLDPQVKAAVLAAAAQLEALGCELVDVSCPRFNDGIATYYVIAPSEASANLARYDGVKYGYRAPDATSLAEMTARSRAEGFGDEVQRRILIGTYALSAGYVDAYYKKAQQVRTLIRRDFDRAFEAVDVLLTPTSPTTAFGFGAHSDDPLAMYLADLLTIPANMAGLPAINVPCGFDLEGLPIGLQLITGVLEEPRLLQVAHQYELAAQVMLARPVAPLVP; translated from the coding sequence ATGGGCATCGCTGATTCGCGCGAACAGGGGATTGTCGAATGGCGTCAACAACTGGAGAAGGGTGAGGTTTCAGCCCGTGAACTCACCGAACACCATCTGGCCCGCATCCAGGCGGTTGATCCCACTGTTCACGCCTATCTCGAGGTAACTGCCGAGCGGGCCAGGGCAGATGCGGACCGTATCGACGCCCGGCGCGCCGCTGGAGAAGCTTTGCCACCGCTGGCAGGTATTCCTCTTGCGATCAAGGACAACCTCTGCACCAAGGGGGTTACCACCACCTGCTCCAGCCGCATGCTGGAGCACTTCGTGCCCCCCTACGAGAGCACTGTTACCGACCGCCTCTGGCAGGCGGGAGCTGTCCTGCTTGGCAAGACAAACCTCGATGAGTTCGCCATGGGCAGCTCCACCGAGACCTCAGCCTTCGGCCCCAGCCGCAACCCTTGGAATCCAGACAGGGTGCCTGGTGGTAGCTCCGGTGGCAGCGCCGCCGCAGTGGCTGCAGGCGAGTGCATCGCTGCCCTTGGCTCCGATACCGGTGGGTCGATTCGCCAGCCCGCCTCCTTCTGCGGAGTGGTGGGATTGAAGCCCACTTATGGCCGCGTCAGCCGCTACGGCCTGGTCGCCTTTGCCAGCTCCCTCGATCAGGTCGGCCCGTTCACTACCTCGGTGGCGGATGCGGCCGAGCTGCTGCAGGTGATCGCCGGCGCGGATCCGCGCGATGCCACCTGCCTGCAGGCCCCGGTGCCCGATTACGTCGCCGCCCTTGACAAGCCTGTTGCTGGTTTGAGGGTGGGCATGGTGCGCGAGTGCTTCGAGGCTGAGGGCCTTGATCCCCAGGTGAAGGCTGCGGTGCTGGCGGCTGCCGCCCAGCTGGAGGCCCTGGGCTGCGAGCTGGTGGATGTGAGCTGCCCCCGCTTCAACGACGGCATCGCCACCTACTACGTAATTGCGCCTTCGGAGGCCTCTGCAAACCTGGCCCGCTACGACGGTGTCAAATACGGCTACCGGGCCCCGGATGCCACCAGCCTGGCCGAGATGACTGCCCGCAGCCGGGCTGAGGGCTTTGGCGACGAGGTGCAGCGCCGCATCCTGATTGGCACTTACGCCCTCTCGGCCGGATATGTGGACGCTTACTACAAGAAAGCCCAGCAGGTGCGCACCTTGATCCGGCGTGACTTCGACCGGGCTTTTGAAGCAGTGGATGTGCTGCTCACCCCCACTTCGCCCACCACGGCCTTTGGCTTTGGCGCCCACAGCGACGACCCCTTGGCCATGTACCTCGCCGACCTGCTCACGATCCCGGCAAACATGGCTGGCCTGCCTGCCATCAATGTGCCCTGCGGTTTTGATCTCGAGGGCCTGCCGATTGGTCTGCAGCTGATCACGGGGGTGCTTGAAGAGCCGCGCCTGCTTCAGGTGGCTCACCAATACGAACTGGCTGCCCAGGTGATGCTGGCTCGCCCTGTGGCCCCATTGGTGCCCTAG
- the dnaG gene encoding DNA primase, which yields MSLPRLHPRTIEAVKERADIVDVVGEHVVLKKKGREYVGICPFHDDTSPSMTVSPAKQFYYCFSCGAGGNAIKFLMEHQRQSFSDVVLELARKYQLPIETLDGPQQERLRKQLSRREQLHRVLTLAAGWFRSQLHAPEGAAALTYLRESRGLSEATLEAFELGFAPDRWDGLLIHLQQVEGLGPELLEEAGLVVPRKGASSQDGRGFYDRFRGRVMVPIKDRQGRVIGFGGRSLDGGEPKYLNSPETEVFEKGKHLFGLDKAAAAIRKDDRAVVVEGYFDVIALHAAGITNAVASLGTALSSQQITQLCRCCEGRRMVLNFDSDGAGVRAAQRAIGEVEQLALQGQLELRVLQLPSGKDPDEFLKSQGAGDYRALLDQAPLWLDWQIEQVLEGRDLARPDQFQLAVTALVALLGKLPQSAVRSHYLQRVAERLSGGQARLAIQLEDDLRQQVKGQRWHGRSQKWELPGEAGLRERAEAEVLRMYLHCPNYRSAIRVELRQRELDDFALKHHRLLWAAISGLEEVNLGVGRLEAINRGQDPGSDLADLDLPRLLGDQLVVEQSALLSRLTPLLEPNELQRMAFGQPLLQLRGATASLERQKSVKRCRHLLDAWSSQRLETLERCIARLLEQEREEARATASGLAPLSDMESRIEALFSELNSDALRFQELYYNERKHLEHLDSQRRAGYEEVMDQPAA from the coding sequence TTGAGCCTGCCGCGTCTCCACCCCCGCACGATTGAGGCCGTCAAGGAGCGGGCTGACATCGTTGATGTGGTGGGCGAGCACGTGGTGCTCAAAAAGAAGGGTCGTGAGTACGTAGGCATCTGTCCCTTCCACGACGACACATCGCCGTCGATGACGGTGTCCCCGGCAAAGCAGTTCTACTACTGCTTCTCCTGTGGTGCCGGCGGCAATGCCATCAAGTTTTTGATGGAGCACCAGCGTCAGAGCTTCAGCGATGTGGTGCTGGAGCTGGCGCGCAAATACCAGCTGCCAATCGAGACCCTCGATGGCCCCCAGCAGGAGCGGCTGCGCAAGCAGCTCTCCCGTCGCGAACAGCTGCACCGGGTCCTCACCCTGGCGGCTGGTTGGTTCCGCAGCCAATTGCACGCCCCTGAGGGAGCCGCCGCTCTCACCTATCTGCGCGAAAGTCGCGGCCTGAGTGAAGCCACCCTGGAGGCCTTCGAGCTCGGCTTTGCTCCCGACCGTTGGGATGGCCTGCTAATTCACCTGCAGCAGGTTGAGGGGCTGGGGCCGGAGCTGCTTGAAGAAGCAGGCCTGGTGGTGCCACGCAAGGGCGCCAGTTCCCAGGACGGCCGAGGTTTCTACGACCGCTTTCGCGGCCGGGTAATGGTGCCGATCAAGGACCGCCAGGGGCGGGTGATCGGTTTCGGTGGCCGCAGCCTCGATGGCGGCGAGCCCAAGTACCTCAACTCTCCGGAGACTGAGGTCTTCGAGAAGGGCAAGCATCTCTTTGGCCTCGATAAAGCCGCAGCCGCGATCCGTAAGGACGACCGAGCCGTGGTGGTGGAGGGCTACTTCGACGTGATCGCCCTGCACGCCGCCGGCATCACCAATGCGGTGGCGTCCCTTGGCACTGCCCTCAGTAGCCAGCAGATCACCCAGCTCTGCCGCTGCTGCGAGGGGCGGCGGATGGTGCTCAACTTCGATAGCGATGGCGCCGGTGTGCGCGCTGCCCAACGGGCCATCGGTGAAGTGGAGCAGCTGGCTTTGCAGGGCCAGCTGGAGCTGCGGGTGCTGCAGCTGCCCTCCGGCAAGGATCCCGATGAGTTTCTCAAGAGCCAGGGTGCTGGCGATTACCGGGCCCTGCTTGATCAGGCGCCGCTCTGGCTCGACTGGCAGATCGAGCAGGTGCTCGAGGGCCGAGATCTAGCCCGTCCCGACCAGTTCCAGCTTGCGGTGACGGCCCTTGTTGCCCTGCTTGGCAAGCTGCCCCAGAGCGCGGTGCGCAGCCACTATCTGCAGCGGGTGGCCGAGCGTCTCAGCGGTGGTCAGGCCCGTCTGGCGATCCAGCTGGAAGACGATCTGCGTCAGCAGGTCAAAGGCCAGCGCTGGCATGGCCGTTCCCAGAAGTGGGAGTTGCCGGGTGAGGCTGGGCTTCGGGAGCGGGCAGAAGCGGAGGTGTTGCGGATGTATCTGCATTGCCCCAACTACCGCAGTGCGATCCGGGTGGAGTTGCGGCAGCGCGAACTCGACGATTTCGCTCTCAAGCACCACCGCCTGCTTTGGGCTGCGATTAGCGGCCTAGAGGAGGTCAACCTCGGTGTGGGCCGGCTCGAGGCGATCAACCGAGGCCAAGACCCCGGCTCAGACCTCGCCGATCTTGATTTGCCCCGGTTGCTGGGCGATCAGCTGGTGGTGGAGCAGAGCGCCCTGCTCTCCAGGCTGACGCCTTTGCTTGAGCCTAATGAGCTGCAGCGCATGGCTTTTGGCCAGCCCCTGCTTCAGCTGCGCGGTGCCACGGCATCTCTGGAGCGCCAGAAGAGCGTCAAGCGCTGCCGGCATCTGCTGGATGCCTGGAGCAGTCAGCGGCTTGAGACCCTGGAGCGTTGTATTGCCCGGCTGCTGGAGCAAGAAAGGGAGGAGGCCCGGGCCACGGCCTCAGGCCTGGCACCGCTGAGCGATATGGAATCGCGCATCGAGGCCCTCTTCAGCGAACTCAACAGCGACGCCCTGCGCTTTCAGGAGCTCTATTACAACGAACGCAAACATCTCGAACATCTCGACTCCCAGCGCCGCGCTGGCTACGAGGAGGTGATGGATCAACCGGCGGCTTAA
- the rpsO gene encoding 30S ribosomal protein S15: protein MPLTTTKKQELINGHQTHGTDTGSVEVQVAMLSERVTQLTGHLQKNKHDFSSRQGLLKMIGRRKRLLGYLNGISKERYSALIAKLGIRG, encoded by the coding sequence ATGCCGCTCACCACCACTAAAAAGCAGGAACTGATCAACGGTCACCAGACCCATGGCACAGACACCGGATCGGTGGAAGTGCAGGTGGCCATGCTCAGTGAGCGGGTCACCCAGCTGACCGGCCATCTGCAGAAAAACAAGCACGATTTTTCTTCGCGCCAAGGGCTGCTGAAGATGATCGGACGCCGTAAGCGCCTGCTTGGTTATCTAAATGGCATCAGCAAGGAGCGTTACAGCGCTTTGATCGCCAAGCTCGGCATCCGGGGCTGA
- a CDS encoding PAM68 family protein, with amino-acid sequence MQGRAQSGKGNPKPTRRFGPSQQVIPDAVANRMARRIAIGTGIPTLMGMGVFIGSYLLVSRQIFDVPPSATLAASAGCFFLGLLGLSFGVLSASWEEKPGSLLGTEQIGLNISRLRSSVRSMRNGGGS; translated from the coding sequence ATGCAGGGTCGCGCCCAATCGGGCAAGGGCAACCCAAAACCGACCCGGCGTTTCGGTCCCAGCCAGCAGGTAATCCCTGACGCGGTTGCCAATCGCATGGCGCGCCGAATTGCAATCGGCACGGGCATTCCCACCTTGATGGGCATGGGCGTATTTATTGGCAGCTACCTGTTAGTAAGTCGCCAAATCTTCGACGTTCCACCCAGTGCCACCTTGGCGGCATCGGCTGGATGTTTTTTTCTAGGGCTGTTGGGCTTGAGCTTCGGCGTGCTTTCCGCCAGCTGGGAAGAAAAGCCAGGCAGCTTGCTTGGCACCGAGCAGATCGGACTTAACATCAGCCGCTTGCGCAGCTCGGTTAGGTCGATGCGCAACGGTGGAGGCAGTTAG